A region from the Campylobacter subantarcticus LMG 24377 genome encodes:
- a CDS encoding UvrD-helicase domain-containing protein yields the protein MSNSFLTKLTPEQQEVVKCDFEDILLVNAYAGTGKTSTLVQFCKARSEYNILYLSYNSSMRKEAEEKFKELKNVSVKTMHSLAYETLEMSDYKTRLGNLRALDITHLFSDLNADYKNMYANTALKLIRKFCNSSFDMEGFIKDFYSNPKDYSLNDNMRKYMKTFIKELWNKIKTNAEFVYEHDFYLKEYQLSKPKLDYDFILVDEAQDINPCVIDIVLNQQHAKKVFIGDTYQSIYKFRGAENSLSFLSKKENSKTLYLTQSFRCPQAISNIANNYLKLLNAPRDFKGTLKTQQINTNQKTIIARTNAILFDFAIENIDKKMYFVGGIDSYSFDELLDIQNIVFKKFDFIKNKFYLNFQDLKELSSYATEAEEIDLKQKINILFKYIQSDIISLIKKIKSQSVKKESQADLILTTGHKSKGLEWDNVEILDDFINIREKLLESENFELQREEIHLFYVALTRTKGKLSMNEDFIIKDNEVKVIQERLEIK from the coding sequence ATGTCAAATTCATTTTTAACTAAATTAACACCAGAGCAACAAGAAGTTGTCAAGTGTGATTTTGAAGATATTTTACTTGTAAATGCTTATGCTGGCACGGGAAAAACATCTACTTTAGTGCAATTTTGCAAAGCAAGATCAGAATATAATATTTTATATCTTTCATACAACTCTTCCATGAGAAAAGAGGCAGAAGAAAAATTTAAAGAATTAAAGAATGTAAGTGTAAAAACTATGCACTCATTAGCATATGAAACACTAGAAATGTCAGATTATAAAACAAGACTTGGAAATTTAAGAGCTTTAGATATAACACATCTTTTTAGTGATTTAAATGCAGATTATAAAAATATGTATGCTAATACTGCATTAAAACTCATTAGAAAATTTTGCAATTCAAGTTTTGATATGGAAGGTTTTATTAAAGATTTTTATAGCAATCCAAAAGATTATTCTCTCAACGATAATATGAGAAAATACATGAAAACTTTTATAAAAGAATTATGGAATAAAATAAAAACTAATGCAGAATTTGTTTATGAACATGATTTTTATTTAAAAGAGTATCAACTCTCAAAACCAAAACTTGATTATGATTTTATATTAGTTGATGAAGCACAAGATATAAACCCATGTGTTATAGATATAGTTTTAAATCAACAACACGCCAAAAAAGTTTTCATCGGAGATACCTATCAAAGTATATATAAATTCAGGGGTGCTGAAAATTCTTTAAGCTTTTTATCTAAAAAAGAAAACTCAAAAACATTATATTTGACTCAAAGTTTTAGGTGTCCTCAGGCTATATCTAATATAGCCAATAATTATTTGAAACTACTTAATGCTCCAAGAGATTTTAAAGGGACTTTGAAAACACAACAAATAAATACAAATCAAAAAACAATAATAGCTAGAACAAATGCTATTTTATTTGATTTTGCGATAGAAAATATAGATAAAAAAATGTATTTTGTGGGAGGTATAGATAGTTATAGTTTTGATGAATTATTAGATATTCAAAACATTGTTTTTAAAAAATTTGATTTCATAAAAAATAAATTTTATTTAAATTTCCAAGATTTAAAAGAATTAAGTTCTTATGCAACAGAGGCTGAAGAAATAGATCTAAAGCAAAAAATAAATATTTTATTTAAATATATACAAAGCGACATTATAAGTTTAATCAAAAAAATTAAAAGTCAAAGCGTTAAAAAAGAATCTCAAGCAGATTTAATCTTAACAACTGGACATAAAAGCAAAGGTTTAGAATGGGATAATGTAGAAATTTTAGATGATTTTATAAATATCAGAGAAAAACTTTTAGAAAGTGAAAATTTTGAACTACAAAGAGAAGAAATTCATCTTTTTTATGTAGCACTAACAAGAACAAAAGGGAAATTAAGCATGAATGAAGATTTTATCATAAAAGACAATGAAGTAAAAGTAATTCAAGAAAGGTTAGAAATAAAATGA
- a CDS encoding bifunctional 3,4-dihydroxy-2-butanone 4-phosphate synthase/GTP cyclohydrolase II gives MGYISIEQAIKELQDGKMLVMVDAEDRENEGDLIFPAQFSTQEKINFTITHARGVVCVALSESLAKKFELPLMAPKNTSNHETAFTVTVDAKNATTGVSAYERNMTVQIFADGNAKASDFVRPGHINPLIAKKGGVLERTGHTEGTVDLCRLAGLKEACVICEIIKDNGDMARRSDLLEFCKKHDISMITISDLIEYRLKNESLISLIKEEESILAGFKAKKMTFKDHNENEHIAFSFGALNECENVKFYLSGSDFELLTSNKLNELLKQIEFLSQKGGVIIFMKNEKQENTQFKNYGIGAQILRYLKISKIKLLSQNTDKEFIGLKGFGLDITSSDFKA, from the coding sequence ATGGGATATATAAGTATAGAACAAGCTATAAAAGAACTTCAAGATGGCAAAATGTTGGTAATGGTAGATGCAGAAGATAGAGAAAACGAAGGGGATTTGATCTTCCCTGCGCAATTTAGCACTCAAGAAAAAATCAATTTCACCATCACTCACGCAAGAGGTGTAGTGTGTGTAGCATTAAGTGAGAGTTTAGCTAAAAAATTTGAACTGCCTTTAATGGCACCCAAAAACACATCAAATCACGAAACAGCTTTTACTGTCACTGTCGATGCAAAAAATGCCACAACTGGAGTAAGCGCTTATGAAAGAAATATGACTGTGCAAATTTTTGCTGATGGTAATGCAAAAGCAAGCGATTTTGTTCGCCCTGGCCACATCAACCCTTTAATAGCAAAAAAAGGTGGGGTTTTAGAACGAACAGGTCACACAGAAGGCACAGTGGATTTGTGTCGCTTAGCAGGGTTAAAAGAAGCATGTGTAATATGTGAAATTATTAAAGACAACGGAGATATGGCGAGAAGAAGCGATTTGCTTGAGTTTTGTAAAAAACATGATATTAGTATGATTACCATTTCAGATTTAATCGAGTATCGCTTAAAAAATGAAAGTTTGATCTCTTTAATCAAAGAAGAAGAAAGTATCCTAGCGGGTTTTAAAGCAAAAAAAATGACTTTTAAAGATCACAACGAAAATGAGCATATAGCTTTTAGCTTTGGAGCTTTAAACGAATGTGAAAATGTTAAATTTTATCTTAGTGGGAGTGATTTTGAGCTTTTAACTTCTAATAAACTAAACGAGCTACTAAAACAGATTGAATTTTTAAGCCAAAAAGGTGGTGTGATTATTTTCATGAAAAATGAAAAACAAGAAAACACACAATTTAAAAACTACGGCATAGGAGCGCAAATTTTAAGATATTTGAAAATTTCAAAAATCAAACTTCTAAGTCAAAACACTGATAAAGAATTTATAGGCTTAAAAGGCTTTGGGCTTGATATTACAAGTAGTGATTTCAAAGCTTAA
- a CDS encoding helix-turn-helix domain-containing protein — MNTIKFLNSNGDFEEKNVYNIKEVSEILGISTTTVKKIIQKGEIKVVQFPTKKLKYIEQEELIRFQNKIRGE; from the coding sequence ATGAACACAATTAAATTTTTAAATAGCAATGGTGATTTTGAAGAAAAGAATGTTTATAACATTAAAGAAGTATCTGAAATACTAGGAATTAGCACAACAACTGTAAAAAAAATAATACAAAAAGGAGAAATAAAAGTGGTACAGTTTCCAACCAAAAAGCTTAAGTATATAGAGCAAGAAGAATTAATTAGATTTCAAAATAAAATAAGAGGTGAGTAA
- a CDS encoding M23 family metallopeptidase — MRKILFFLCFLIFSLDAREIQLVKGQVVFLELDKNNFLQISSDSKKLPFFEYKNKIIVSVAMPYKNPKDRELLVQFKDYSQEKITIKFSEGDYQKEFLKVSASKVNPPKETLKRISKEYEEAIKVYNTYTNMALFEGNFTYPLESKITSDFGKARLFNDTLKSYHSGTDFRAANGTKIYASNDGIIRIASNRYYAGNSVVIDHGYGIYSQYYHLLKLNVKVGQKVKKGELIGLSGASGRVTGPHLHFGILVNGVQVDPLDFIAKFNAL; from the coding sequence ATGAGAAAAATTCTTTTCTTTTTGTGTTTTTTGATTTTTAGTTTAGATGCTAGAGAAATTCAGCTTGTTAAAGGGCAAGTGGTTTTTTTAGAATTGGATAAAAATAACTTTTTGCAAATTAGCTCAGATTCTAAAAAACTACCTTTTTTTGAATATAAAAATAAAATCATTGTTAGTGTAGCTATGCCTTATAAAAATCCTAAAGATAGGGAATTGTTGGTTCAATTTAAAGATTATTCTCAAGAAAAAATTACGATAAAATTTAGCGAAGGAGACTATCAAAAAGAATTTTTAAAGGTTAGCGCTTCTAAGGTAAATCCGCCTAAAGAAACGCTTAAACGCATTAGTAAAGAGTATGAAGAAGCTATTAAGGTTTATAATACTTATACTAATATGGCTTTATTTGAAGGCAATTTTACATACCCTTTAGAAAGTAAAATTACTAGTGATTTTGGAAAAGCAAGGTTGTTTAACGATACGCTCAAAAGCTATCACAGTGGGACTGATTTTAGAGCGGCAAATGGGACCAAAATTTATGCTAGTAATGATGGTATTATAAGAATTGCTTCAAACCGTTATTATGCAGGTAATTCAGTAGTGATTGATCATGGGTATGGAATTTATTCACAGTATTATCATCTTTTAAAGCTTAATGTAAAAGTAGGGCAAAAGGTTAAAAAAGGTGAGCTTATAGGTTTAAGTGGAGCTAGTGGTAGAGTTACTGGGCCGCATTTGCATTTTGGAATTTTAGTCAATGGTGTGCAAGTTGATCCACTTGATTTTATAGCTAAATTTAATGCCTTATAA
- a CDS encoding conjugative transfer system protein TraE: protein MLFDKYKNKLDRYILENTTFRIISVILSLVILFLVWIIANKTDSQRVVFMPPKAIAKEFWVAGNEVSKTYIEEISQFIAFNLLNITRENAHNNIENILTLVDPKFYQDVKIKLLEQTGYIVDNSISRTFFITAIDANKKGVVEVHGVIKDIISDKVVNSNNNTLIIGYEINQGRFWINSLNFKKEVK from the coding sequence ATGTTGTTTGATAAATATAAAAATAAACTAGATCGTTATATTTTAGAAAACACAACTTTTAGAATTATTAGTGTGATTTTGTCTTTAGTTATTTTATTTTTGGTTTGGATTATAGCTAATAAAACAGATTCACAAAGAGTAGTTTTTATGCCTCCTAAGGCTATTGCTAAAGAGTTTTGGGTAGCAGGAAATGAAGTATCTAAAACCTATATAGAAGAAATATCTCAATTCATTGCTTTTAATCTTTTAAATATTACAAGAGAAAATGCGCATAATAATATAGAAAACATTTTAACTTTAGTTGATCCAAAATTTTATCAAGATGTAAAAATAAAGCTTTTAGAACAAACTGGATATATCGTTGATAATTCCATAAGTAGAACATTTTTTATTACTGCTATTGACGCAAATAAAAAAGGTGTTGTTGAAGTACATGGGGTTATTAAAGACATTATCTCTGATAAGGTTGTTAATTCAAATAATAATACTTTGATTATAGGTTATGAGATTAATCAAGGTAGGTTTTGGATTAATAGTTTAAATTTTAAAAAAGAAGTAAAATAG
- a CDS encoding helix-turn-helix domain-containing protein, translated as MDKNYLETKEFLFEKYKKMTLSKKEFAEVLGVSSGTIDNLRRKGKIQSMEVSRYVLFSIEEIAKVVSGVKSLK; from the coding sequence ATGGATAAAAACTATTTAGAAACAAAAGAATTTTTGTTTGAGAAGTATAAAAAAATGACTTTAAGCAAAAAAGAATTTGCTGAAGTATTAGGCGTTTCTTCAGGAACTATTGACAATCTAAGAAGAAAAGGTAAAATACAATCTATGGAAGTATCTCGCTATGTATTATTTTCCATTGAAGAAATAGCTAAAGTTGTATCAGGGGTTAAATCTTTAAAATGA
- the traL gene encoding type IV conjugative transfer system protein TraL, whose translation MGKSESGYVQINKYIDTKPMFGDWEVDVLMVFSVWFALGIIFEKGFLVFSVFFLFGVLNAIAFEKIKKAKTKGYFFHILYMTGIKQPKSLMPSYMRYFAGA comes from the coding sequence GTGGGTAAAAGCGAAAGTGGCTATGTCCAAATTAATAAATATATAGATACTAAACCTATGTTTGGCGATTGGGAAGTAGATGTATTGATGGTCTTTTCTGTTTGGTTTGCTTTGGGAATTATTTTTGAAAAAGGTTTTTTGGTTTTTAGTGTCTTTTTTTTATTTGGTGTTTTAAATGCAATTGCCTTTGAAAAGATCAAAAAGGCAAAAACAAAAGGTTATTTCTTTCATATTCTTTATATGACAGGTATCAAACAACCTAAAAGTTTAATGCCTTCTTATATGAGATATTTTGCAGGAGCTTAA
- a CDS encoding SAM-dependent methyltransferase, whose protein sequence is MTFSEFFQNWIDKYYSQAVSVGKNGDFYTAVSVGNLFGVLLANHFLKLINDKKLTLPVEVVEIGANEGHLMLDFIQALYTLSPDVLEQIECYIIEPHEKLRTAQRKLFNAYDLDVKICNSLSECHFKNAFFYANELFDCFACELIKDKTMAYVDDEFNIIFKPMNDEFLKECKTYAITHSEFCVAYKPFLYQLKQACEKLTFACFDYAKKEEKISIRMYKNHQVYNLFEENLKDFFAKSDITYNVNFSHLMQVLKEEGFDIVEYKNQNQAFIDFDLEEIIEQAKNTQPKIYKNFINQSKNLMFNFGDKFKFLEFKL, encoded by the coding sequence ATAACATTTAGTGAGTTTTTTCAAAATTGGATTGATAAATATTACTCCCAAGCTGTGAGTGTTGGCAAAAATGGAGATTTTTATACTGCAGTTAGTGTGGGAAATCTTTTTGGTGTATTACTGGCTAATCATTTTTTAAAACTTATCAATGACAAAAAACTAACTTTACCGGTTGAAGTTGTAGAAATAGGAGCAAATGAAGGGCATTTAATGCTTGATTTTATACAAGCACTCTATACGCTTAGTCCAGATGTTTTAGAGCAAATTGAATGCTATATTATCGAGCCACATGAAAAGTTAAGGACTGCTCAAAGAAAACTTTTTAATGCATATGATTTAGATGTAAAAATTTGCAATTCTTTAAGTGAATGCCATTTTAAAAATGCTTTTTTTTATGCCAATGAATTGTTTGATTGTTTTGCATGTGAACTCATAAAAGACAAAACAATGGCATATGTTGATGATGAATTTAATATTATTTTTAAACCTATGAATGATGAGTTTTTAAAAGAGTGTAAAACATATGCTATCACTCATAGTGAATTTTGCGTTGCTTATAAACCTTTTTTATATCAACTAAAACAAGCCTGTGAAAAACTAACTTTTGCATGTTTTGACTATGCAAAAAAAGAAGAAAAAATTAGCATTAGAATGTATAAAAACCATCAAGTATATAATCTTTTTGAAGAGAATTTAAAAGATTTTTTTGCTAAAAGTGATATTACTTATAATGTAAATTTTAGCCATCTTATGCAAGTTTTAAAAGAAGAGGGTTTTGATATAGTAGAATACAAAAACCAAAATCAAGCTTTTATTGATTTTGATTTAGAGGAAATTATCGAGCAAGCTAAAAATACACAGCCAAAAATTTATAAAAATTTTATCAACCAAAGTAAAAATTTGATGTTTAACTTTGGTGATAAGTTTAAATTTTTAGAATTTAAGCTTTGA
- the glyS gene encoding glycine--tRNA ligase subunit beta, translating to MKLLIEIGTEELPAIPLLKELPNISKKWEKILQEYHLESEFKFFYTPRRLVFMHENFKEKQDDSFVEFIGAPKAIAYKDGKLTQAGFSFLEKSGLKEEELEFKEIKGKEVLYCQKQVQGLQSKVVLPQMIETFLKSLSFGKTMRWGDGCFEFIRAIRSLCCMLNDELVEFESYGVKSAKSTFVHRSVSYDLIAFGNADEYFKTLEQNYIILDQATRKAIILDQLKALESENGITIAEDDELLAEVVAITEYPKALLGHFEKEYLEIPSEVIITSMRENQRYFAVFKDNALSNHFVVVSNAVCEDYSKIINGNERVLRARLSDAMFFWKNDLAQGLNNDKISQMVYLEGLGTLKDKITREQKIATKLCEVFANTQKDEILKALEYSKADLSTQMVYEFTDLQGIMGSYYAKAMGMSDELALAIKEQYLPNGDNSAMPSNEFSSIVALACKLDTLMGLFSIGKIPSGTKDPYALRRAANGVLKILLALNKSFDLKMFLEAISSEYKSFDLKILLDFILERLYTFYEVNASFIKAVLCSKTYDVIYIDSCIKTLIQSASKTDFNQNFATFKRLANIAILSEVQINENLFNTQEEKDLYQAFMQCKTKENNTQELLENLFALKPQIDAFFDKVMINDKDENIKNNRQALVCAIYREFLKIADIKELSL from the coding sequence ATGAAATTGTTAATAGAAATAGGCACAGAAGAACTTCCTGCTATTCCTTTATTAAAAGAACTTCCAAATATTAGTAAAAAATGGGAAAAGATTTTACAAGAGTATCATTTAGAATCTGAATTTAAATTTTTCTATACTCCTAGAAGATTGGTTTTTATGCATGAAAATTTTAAAGAAAAACAAGATGATTCTTTTGTGGAATTTATTGGCGCACCCAAAGCAATAGCTTATAAAGATGGAAAGCTTACTCAGGCAGGATTTAGCTTTTTAGAAAAAAGCGGCTTAAAAGAAGAAGAGCTTGAGTTTAAAGAAATCAAAGGCAAAGAGGTATTATATTGCCAAAAACAAGTACAAGGTCTACAAAGCAAAGTGGTTTTACCGCAAATGATCGAGACTTTTTTGAAAAGTTTGAGTTTTGGCAAAACTATGAGATGGGGTGATGGTTGCTTTGAATTTATTAGAGCTATTCGTTCGCTTTGTTGTATGTTAAATGATGAATTGGTTGAATTTGAAAGCTATGGTGTTAAAAGTGCAAAAAGTACTTTTGTACACAGAAGTGTTAGCTATGATTTGATAGCTTTTGGAAATGCTGATGAGTATTTTAAAACTTTAGAACAAAATTATATTATCTTAGATCAAGCAACTAGAAAAGCGATTATTTTGGATCAGCTAAAGGCGCTTGAAAGTGAAAATGGTATTACAATTGCAGAAGATGATGAGCTTTTGGCTGAAGTTGTAGCTATCACAGAATACCCAAAAGCATTATTAGGACATTTTGAAAAAGAATATTTAGAAATCCCAAGTGAAGTGATTATCACTTCTATGAGAGAAAACCAGCGTTATTTTGCAGTATTTAAAGATAATGCTTTAAGCAATCATTTTGTGGTGGTTTCTAATGCAGTATGTGAGGATTATTCTAAAATCATCAATGGAAACGAAAGAGTTTTAAGAGCAAGATTAAGCGATGCGATGTTTTTTTGGAAAAATGATTTAGCACAAGGTTTAAATAACGATAAAATAAGTCAAATGGTTTATCTTGAAGGGCTTGGTACTTTAAAAGATAAAATCACTAGGGAACAAAAAATCGCTACTAAACTTTGTGAAGTTTTTGCTAATACTCAAAAAGATGAAATTTTAAAAGCTTTGGAATATTCCAAAGCCGATCTTAGCACCCAAATGGTGTATGAGTTTACCGATCTTCAGGGCATTATGGGGTCTTACTATGCTAAGGCTATGGGTATGAGCGATGAGCTTGCTTTGGCGATTAAAGAGCAATATCTTCCAAATGGTGATAATTCAGCAATGCCAAGTAATGAGTTTAGTTCTATTGTAGCTTTAGCTTGTAAACTTGATACACTTATGGGACTTTTTTCTATAGGAAAAATTCCAAGTGGTACAAAAGATCCTTATGCTTTAAGAAGAGCAGCAAATGGTGTTTTAAAAATTCTTCTAGCATTAAATAAAAGTTTTGACCTTAAAATGTTTTTAGAGGCTATATCTAGTGAGTATAAAAGTTTTGATCTTAAAATACTGCTAGATTTTATTTTGGAGCGCTTGTATACTTTTTATGAAGTGAATGCTTCTTTTATTAAAGCTGTACTTTGTTCTAAGACTTATGATGTGATATATATTGATTCTTGTATAAAAACTTTAATTCAAAGTGCAAGTAAGACAGATTTTAATCAAAATTTTGCAACTTTTAAGCGTTTGGCAAATATTGCAATATTAAGCGAAGTTCAAATTAATGAAAATTTGTTTAACACTCAAGAGGAAAAAGATTTATACCAAGCTTTTATGCAGTGTAAAACAAAAGAAAATAATACCCAAGAGCTTTTAGAAAATCTTTTTGCGTTAAAACCGCAGATCGATGCGTTTTTTGATAAAGTGATGATTAATGACAAAGATGAAAATATCAAAAATAATCGTCAAGCTTTAGTATGTGCAATTTATCGTGAGTTTTTAAAAATAGCTGATATTAAAGAGCTTAGCTTATGA